GGCCGTCGTCAACGTTTTGCGGGCTCCAGAGGCGCAAAAGGACGTCATGGCCTTGACTATGGAGCGCCTTGGCAAAGGGCAGGAAGCGCCGGGCCTGAGGGCGGCGAAAGCGGTTTTGGACGGATTGGGCTAGCCTATGGATATACTTGGCTTCGGTTTTTCAGCCTTTGTCGCGCATTTGCTAACCAATATCGACAACCTTGCGATTATGGCCGGTATGATCTTGACGCTTGGGATTTGGCGCACGACTGTCGGGTATCTTGCGGCGCAAGTGATCATGTTGGGTGCGGCGATGCTTTTGGCCGAAGGCCTTGAGAGCGAAGTGCCGAATGCCGTTGGATATTTGGGTCTTGTGCCATTGCTTCTTGGGTTCACCGCTCTTGCGCGGCAGTGGCGCGGCGGCGAAGACGCCAAGCATAGTTTCGACCGGATGCGGGTGATCGCGGTGATCGCACTTTTCTTGAGTGTGTCATTGGACAGTTTCGCCGTGTTTGCGCCGCTGTTGGCGGATTCCACGGATTCCTATCGCGCAGCAGCGCTCGGCGGCGCTGCTGTGTCGGCGCTTTTGCTGGCGATAGTCGGTCTGGCTGTGACACGGGCCACAGGGGGGCTCATTACCCGCGTGGTGCGGCTGGACCGTTTTGCCCCTTATGTGATGATTGCGGTCGGGTTTTACGTGTTGATGAACACGGCCACGGACATGGTGTGACGCGGGATCAATACCCGCGCCAGATCCATCCACCGCCGAAAATGCGCGAGCTTTCGCTGTCATAGAAGACGCAAGCCTGGCCGGGCGAAACGCCTTCTTCCGGCGTGAGCAGTTCCACTTCCGCAGTGTCGGGGCCAAGCGGCCTGATGATCGCCTCGCGCGGGGGACGGGTTGAGCGCACCTTTACGGAAACGTGCCATTCCTTGCGGCTGTCAAAAGGTTCGTCCCCGAGCCAGTTGATTTCGCGGACCGGAATGGTGCGCGTGGACAGCATTTCCTTTGGGCCGACAATCACCTGTTTCGCGTCAACATCGAGTTTGACCACATAGAGCGGTTCAGTAAGGCCGCCAATGCCGAGTCCGCGGCGCTGGCCAATGGTGTAATGAATAACACCGTTGTGCGTTCCGCGTACGTTGCCCTCGTGATCCACGATGTCGCCGGGCTCGGCAGCTCCGGGGCGAAGCTTCTCGATAACGCTGGCGTAGTCGCCATTTGGGACAAAACAGATGTCCTGGCTGTCCGGTTTATCGGCAACCGAAAGGCCATATTCAGCGGCCAATGCGCGTGTTGCGTCTTTGTTGGGCAGGTGGCCCAGAGGGAATCGCAGGAAATCGAGCTGCTCCGGCGTTGTCGAAAACAGAAAATAACTCTGGTCACGACGGGCGTCGGTGGCCGAGTGCAACTCCGCTCCGTTGGGACCTATTTTACGCTGGATGTAGTGTCCGGTGGCCATGCAGTCTGCGTCCAGATCCTTGGCGGTTTCCAGCAGGTCCTTGAATTTCACACGCTCATTGCACCGGATGCAGGGAACAGGGGTGGCGCCGGCGAGGTAACTGTCGGCAAATTCATCGATCACTGCGTCCTGAAAGATGTTTTCGTAATCAAGGACATAGTGGGGAAAACCCTTTTCTTCGGCCACGCGACGCGCATCGTGAATATCGATCCCAGCACAGCAGGCACCCTTCTTGGCCAGAGCCGCACCGTGGTCGTACAATTGCAACGTCACGCCGACCACGTCGTAGCCTTCGTCCGCCAGTTTCGCCGCGACAACAGAACTGTCGACGCCGCCGGACATGGCAACAACCACGCGGGTCTCGGATGGGGGTTTTGCAAAGCCGAGGGAATTCAGCTTTGTGTCGCTGTCAAGCGCCATGATGAGTCTCTCCGATCAGAAGTCGTCGAGAATATAGGAAAATCCTAACTACTCTCAAGGGGCGGTTTCATACCTCATTAAGTCTGTTGGGGCAGTGTGTCGCCACCTGAGAAGGATAAAGTGTGATGTTTTTGAAAAAAGTGGAGGGACCGCGGTGTGTGACCTTGCCTGATGGCTCGGTGATGACGCGTGCGGATTTGCCCCCGGCTGATACGCGCAGGTGGGTTGCCTCGCGCAAGGCGGCGGTTGTTAAGGGGGTCGTTTACGGCCTGATTAGTCAGAAAGAGGCTTTGGAGACCTATGGGTTGAGCGAAGAGGAGTTCAATCACTGGGTGAAAGCCGTTTCGCGTCACGGATTCGATGCGCTCAAGGCGACGTCGGTACAGAAATATCGCGAAAAAACGGCAGATGAGGGGGCAAGTCCAACCGCATAAAAGCCAAAAAACAGGTGGGTTTCCGCGAGGACACGCAAAAGGGGTGGCCATTTCTTGCCAATACTTTGCGAAAACTCGTCAAACGTGTAAATCTGGGTGTCAGGGGGATGGTAATCTTCATTAACAGACCAACCTAGTAACCACGAGTTAACCTTTATTAGCCATGGTTAACAGGCAACCCTCCTGAAGTAAGGATTTTATAATGCGAGTTTTGTTGGTTGAGGACGACCCCACCACCTCCAAAAGCATCGAGATGATGCTGACGCACGCGAACCTGAATGTGTATTCCACCGATCTTGGCGAAGAAGGCATCGACCTGGCTAAGCTCTATGACTACGACCTGATCCTGCTGGATCTGGGCCTGCCGGACATGACCGGCCACGAAGTTCTGCGCCAGCTGCGCACCGCGCGCATCGACACACCGATCCTGATCTTGTCCGGTGCAGATGACACCGAGAGCAAGCTCAAGGGCTTTGGATATGGTGCGGACGATTATCTGACCAAACCGTTCCATCGCGAAGAGCTGGTGGCTCGCATTCACGCGATCATCCGTCGTTCCAAAGGCCACTCCCAGTCGGTCATCCGCACTGGTCAGATTTCTGTGAACCTGGACGCAAAAACCGTTGAGGTTGAAAACAAGCCTGTTCACCTGACCGGCAAAGAGTACCAGATGCTGGAACTGCTGAGCCTGCGCAAAGGCACCACGTTGACCAAAGAGATGTTCCTGAACCACCTCTATGGCGGCATGGATGAGCCGGAACTGAAAATCATTGACGTCTTCATCTGCAAATTGCGCAAGAAGCTGTCCGAGGCGACTGGTGGCGAGAACTACATCGAGACCGTCTGGGGCCGTGGCTATGTGCTGCGTGATCCGGAACCTGCGGTTTCGGAAGAGACTGTCGCACTCCGCGCATAAGCCGCTTGAGGTCGGAAAGCGGCGGCCCTATCACTTGGGAGGGTAGATAGGGAGACGCCGGTGACCGACGCGCTTAAAGTGAGCGAAATGACCAAAGAGCAGGCGCGCCTGGAACTGGCGCGCCTTGCTGCGTTTTTGGGGCGCGCCAACGAAGCTTACCATACCGAGGATGCGCCGGAGATCTCCGACGCCGACTATGACGCGGGCAAGCGTCGGAACGCGGAGATTGAAGCGCGGTTCCCGGAACTGAAGCGCGCTGACAGCCCGAGCGACCAAGTGGGCGCGGCGCCTTCCGAAGGATTTGGCAAGATCACTCATGTGGTGCCCATGCTGAGCCTCGGGAATGCTTTTGAGGATAGCGATGTCGTGGATTTTGACGATCGCATCCGCAAATATCTCAACATGTTGCCGCGTGATGAACTGAGGTTTACGGCGGAGCCGAAGATTGACGGGTTGAGTCTTTCGCTTCGCTACGAAGGAGGACAGTTGGTCTATGCGGCGACCCGTGGTGACGGGGAAACCGGTGAGAATGTCACCGAGAATGCCAGAACCATTGCCGATATCCCTCAGGTTCTGGAAGGTGCGCCCGATGTGATTGAGGTGCGCGGCGAGGTCTACATGAGCCACGCTGATTTCGAGGCGCTGAATGCGCGCATTGTCGAGAAAAACACCAAGTTGGAAGCGGAAGGAAAAAAACCTCAAACGGTTTTTGCTAATCCGCGTAACGCGGCTGCTGGAAGCCTGCGTCAGCTTGATCCCAATGTGACCCGTGAGCGGCCCTTGAAGTTTTTTGCATATGCATGGGGCGACCTTTCCCAGCCTTTGGCAGCATCACAGATGGGCGCAATCAAAAAGCTCTCTGATTTGGGGTTCGTCACAAATGACCTGACAGCGCTTTGCGATGGACCAGACGCGATGATCGCGCACTATCGGATGATAGAAGAGCAACGTGCGTCGCTGGGATATGACATCGATGGCGTGGTCTACAAAGTGGACGATCTCGCGCTTCAGGGGCGACTGGGTTTTCGCTCAACAACCCCACGATGGGCTGTTGCGCACAAGTTTCCCGCAGAACTCGCGTGGACAAGGCTGGAAGGGATCGACATTCAGGTGGGCCGCACCGGCGCGCTCAGCCCTGTGGCTCGATTGCATCCTGTTACCGTGGGCGGCGTTGTCGTGTCCAACGCGACGCTCCACAACGAGGATTACATCGCGGGCAGGGACAGCAAGGGAGAAGACATTCGCGATGGCAAGGACATCCGCGTTGGGGACTGGGTTCAGGTCTATCGTGCGGGCGATGTGATCCCCAAGGTCGCCGATGTGGACCTTAAGAAGCGTCCCAAAGATGCCGTGCCGTATGTCTTTCCGGATGTTTGCCCGGAGTGCGAAAGTCCCGCGGTGCGCGAGGAGGGGGATGCGGTACGGTATTGTACCGGCGGATTGATTTGTCCGGCTCAAGCTATTGAAAAATTAAAGCATTTCGTGGCACGCAAGGCTTTGGATATCGAAGGGCTGGGCGCGAAGCAGATCGAGATGTTTTTCGACGATGCACAGCTTCCGATCAAAACACCCGCAGATATTTTCACGCTTGCCGAGCGGGATGAAGCCAACCTTACCAGCCTGAAGAACCGAAAAGGTTTCAAGGACAAGAGCGTTGCGAACCTGTTTGCAGCGATCGATGCGAAGCGCGAGATTGGTTTCGGCCGTCTTCTGTTTGGTTTGGGTATTCGACATGTCGGGGAGACGGCAGCGAAAGACCTGGCCCAGCATTTTATGACTTGGGACAAGTTGGCTGAGGCCGCAGAGGCCGCGCGCCCAGCGGCATTAGGCTGGCGGGCTGCGGATGTCGCGGAAGAGGCCGAGCGTATTGCCGCAGCAAGGGAAGGGCGGCGCGGACGTATCAAGGAAGCACGCGATCTTGCGGCGGCAGAAGTGGACGTGTCTCGATCTGCGCAAGCGGCGTGGGATGATCTGACGGGAATTGACGGGATCGGTGCGGCGGTCGCGTTGTCTTTGACGGATGCCTTTGCGAATCCGCAAGAACGGGCGGAAATCGACCGCCTTGTGGGTATGCTGAGCATTGAGTCGCCGGAAGCGGTTGCGACCGAGAGCCCGGTTGCTGGAAAGACCGTGGTGTTTACAGGCAAGCTTGAAAAGATGACGCGAGACGAGGCCAAAGTCAGGGCAGAGAGCCTTGGCGCCAAAGTGTCTGGCTCGGTGAGCGGCAAGACAGATCTGTTGGTGGCGGGACCGGGAGCGGGTTCAAAAGCCAAGAAAGCGGCGGATCTTGGCGTTGAAACGATAGATGAAGACGCGTGGCTGGCGCTGGTCGAGGGGTTGTAATCGGGCAATGACGGGGCGGCCAGAGATCCTCTATCCGCTGTTTGCGGATCTGACAAAACTGGATGGCGTGGGGCCAAAAACGGCGCAGCACCTCAGCCAGATTGCTGTAGAAAAGCCGCGTGACCTATTGTTTTCACTTCCATATTCCGGAATTGACCGCGCGCTCAAGATCTCGGTCAATGAGGCGGAGTTGCCGTGTACGGTTACCGTTCAGGTATTGGTCGGTGCTCATCGCCCTGCACGCAATCGTGGCGGGGCGTATCGGATTACCGTTCAGGATGCACTGACGACGTTCCAGTTGGTGTTTTTTCATGCGCGGGGCGAATACTTGAAGAAAGTGTTGCCCGAAGGCGAGCGTCGCGTGGTGAGCGGTAAGGTCGAGTTATTCGACGGTGTCGCACAGATGGTTCACCCTGAATACATTGTTGCGCCGAATGAGGCAGACACAATTCCCGCGTTCGAACCGGTATACCCGCTGACGCACGGGGTGACACAAAAGACAATGGTCAAAGGCGTTCGCTCAGCGCTTGATCGGGCGCCTGAACTGGCGGAGTGGATTGATCCTTCACAGAAGGACCAGTCAAAATGGCCGCATTGGCGGGAGGCCATGGAACAAGTTCATTTGCCGATGTCTTTGGCAGAGGTGACGCCGACGCATCCGGCACGGGAGCGTCTCGCATATGACGAGTTTTTCGCACATCAACTGACCTTGGCACTGGCGCGGGCACAGTTGCAGCGGGCAAAAGGTGTCATTTCGGAACAATCCGGTGCGCTTCAGGCCAAAGTACGCGCAGCGCTGCCTTTTGCGCCTACGGGAGCGCAAGAACGCGCTGTGGAGGCGATTGCGCGGGATATGGCGCAACCGATCCGAATGAACCGGTTGCTGCAGGGAGATGTGGGCGCAGGCAAGACGCTGGTGGCTTTTATGGCGCTCTTGATCGCGGTCGAAGCTGGCGGGCAGGGCGTGATGATGGCGCCGACCGAAATTCTTGCGCGTCAGCATATGGAAGGCCTGAAACCTCTGGCCGAAAGCGCCGGCGTTGTGTTGGAGATACTGACCGGCCGCGACAAGGGTAAAGAGCGCAAGGCAAAGCTGGAAGCTTTGGCTCGGGGAGATATTCAAGTTCTGGTAGGAACGCATGCGGTGTTTCAGCAGGATGTTCACTTTGACGACCTCCGGCTGGCGATCATCGACGAACAGCACCGTTTTGGTGTGCGCCAGAGGTTGGAACTCGGCAAGAAAGGCGCCGGGGCGGACGTGTTGGTCATGACCGCCACCCCCATCCCACGCTCCCTGTCGCTGGCTCAGTACGGCGATATGGATGTCTCTGTTCTGGACGAAAAACCGCCAGGACGACAGCCGATTACCACAGCATTGGTGAGCACCGGCCGTATGGATGAAGTCGTGGAGCACCTGCGAAATGCCGTTGCCGAGGGTAAGCAGGCCTATTGGGTTTGTCCGCTTGTTGAAGAAAGCGAGAACGTCGATTTTACAGCGGCGGAGGAGCGGTTCAAACACTTGCGAGCCGCTCTTGGCGAAGGTGTGGTCGGGCTGGTTCATGGGCAAATGCCGCCAGCAGAAAAAGATGCGGCCATGGCAGCATTCCAGCGGGCTGAGACTCAGGTGCTTGTGGCGACGACAGTGATTGAGGTTGGCGTGGATGTGCCCAATGCCACGATCATGGTAATCGAACGGGCCGAGATTTTCGGTTTGGCACAGCTTCACCAGTTGCGCGGGCGGGTTGGACGCGGGTCGCAGGCTTCCACTTGTTTGCTGATGTATCAGGCACCTCTGAGTGAGAGCGGGCAGAAGCGCCTGACAGTTCTGCGCGACAGTGAAGACGGGTTTGTGATTGCCGAGACGGATCTTCAAATGCGAGGCGCTGGCGACCTGATCGGCACTGCGCAGTCAGGCTTGCCCAGATTTCGGATTGCAGACATGGAGGCGCAGGCAAGTCTCATGGCGGTTGCGCAGTCTGACGCGAGAAAACTCCTACACGACGATCCGGAGCTTCGCGGTGATCGTGGCGAAGCAGCGCGTGTTCTCCTTTGGCTGATGGAGCAGGACCAGGCGATCCGTTTGATTTCAGTCGGTTAGCGCCTTCGCTCTCATTTTGTTCTCAAATGTTCTCAAAAAGTTCTTGCCTGAGCGGGGTGAATATGAGAACAAAGAGGCAACAAAGGATTGATCGGGAGGAGGCACCCATGATGCAACAAATTAAATCCGTGGTTCGCAATTCTGGCGACACTCTGGTTCAGGACGCACTTGGTGGTGTTGTTCTTGTTGTGTTGATGGTTCTGGCTCTGCATGTGCCCGGTTACATCTGAACTGTCTGGAAGACTTTTGATCGTAGGTCTTTCTGTTTGATTGGAGTTTTTTGATTTCTGCCTGCGACCTTCACGCCGGTTTGTCCCCGCATCCTGTCCCCATCTAGATGCATCTCGACTTGTTCTGCCTGTTCTAAGTCCCGAAGGGTTCACTGCCTGATCCCCTTCATCGAGGAACCGGGTCCCACGTGAAGACGCACCTCACTGCCGCCGCCTTTCCTGCCAGAAAGTGCGGCGGTTTTTTTTTGCCTTAGTTCGGTGTAGAGTTCAGGCGCAGTTTGCCTGTTCCGCCTGTTCAAAAGCTTCTGCCGTGGCATCAAGCGCGAGCAGAATTGAGGCATGGCGGTTTTTGTAGTCTCGCGCGGGGCGCAACACCTCAAGGCCATCAAACGGCGCAGCTGGCGTCGGGCCATCTTCCTTCAGCATGGTTTTGAGAGCTGCGCGGGCTTCTTCGATTTCCGATCGTGAGCGGCCTATTACGGCGGATCCTACGACGGACGCTGAGGCCTGACCTAGTGCGCAGGCTTTGACGTCTTGTGCGAATTCTACAATGCGCCCGTCCTCGATCTTGAGGTCGACCGTTACAGTAGATCCGCATAGTGGCGCCCGTTTCTTGACGGTTGCGTCCGGGCTTTCGAGCCGGTCCGTATGCGGAATCGCTGCTGCCAGATTCAGGATCTGGCCGGAGTAAAGCTTGATCAGGTCATTTTCGCCGGACATCGCGGTTTCCTTTGTTAACGCTTTCATAGATAGAGGGCGCAAGCACGGATGCAAAGAGGGACGTTGGTATGCAATTTGACGCGCAGGGCCTGAAATACAATGAGGCGGGTTTGATCCCGGCAATTGCGCAGGATGCCGAGACCCACGAAGTCTTGATGATGGCGTGGATGAATGCTGAGGCCGTCGAAAAAACCCTTGCAACCGGTAAGGTCACGTATTGGAGCCGCTCGCGGCAGGCGTTCTGGATCAAGGGCGAGACCTCTGGCCATGTGCAGGAGTTGGTGGATTTTCGCTACGACTGCGATCAGGACTGCATTCTTGTTCTCGTCAATCAGACTGGTGCCGCGTGTCACACCAACCGACGCACGTGTTTTTATACGGCCGTACGGGAAGGCGAATCTGTCGAGCTCATGAAGCCACTGGACGACTAAAGGCCGACCATTTCACGTATTTCTGCAGGGCTCGCTCCCTCGTCACGGAATTTTGCGATTGCCCTTGCGTCATCGCGTTTGGCAAGCCGTTTTCCTGCGCCGTCGCGGATCAGGCTATGGTGGTGATACCGAGGAACGGGCAAGCCGAGGAGCGTTTGCAGCAAGACGTGAATGCGGGTTGCTTCAAAGAGATCTTCGCCGCGGACGACGTGGGTGACTCCGGTGGCCGCGTCATCCAGCACCACCGACAAATGGTAGGACGCTGCCATATTGCGACGCGACAGCACCACGTCGCCAATGGTTTCGGTGAGATCTCTTTGGGTTAAGTTGTGGTCTCCGGCAAAGGCAGGCCCGGTTTCAATGAAGCGCGCATAAAGATCTTTGGCGGCGCGCGCCATGTTCAAACGTGTGCAGGTGGCTTCATCAGCGGAAAGGTCTTTGGCGCGGCATGTTCCGGGATAGATGCGTCCATCAGGTCCAAAGAGCGGCGCTCCCTCTTGTGGGGCAGAGGCCGCAGCCTCGATATCGCGTCGGGTGCATTGGCACTCGAACGTGAGAGCGCGAGCACGAAGGGTGTCCAGAACGGTTTCGTAGTCGTCGAAGTGATCTGATTGGCGGCGTGGTTTTTCGTCCCAACTCAGGCCGAGCCACGCCAAGTCATCATAGATCTGCTGTTCCCATTCGGGGCGTGCGCGGGATTGGTCGAGATCGTCAATGCGCAGGAGAAACCGCCCGCCGGCAGCGCGGGCCATATCGTGCGCAAGCAGAGCAGAGTAAGCATGGCCCAAATGGAGTGGGCCTGTAGGCGAAGGAGCAAACCTCGTCGTGAAAGTCACAGTTTTTCAGCTAGATACACAGTGGAGTTGATGTTTCGCGCCGGAAGGTGCGGGCCGTATTCCTGCTCTAGCACCCGCAGCAGACCCTTGTCCACGCAGTCTGTGATTTTGGCGGCGTAGGCCGGGTCTTCGAGAGCGTGATCGTTGAAAGAGAGGACAAACAGTCCGCCGGGCGCGAGCTTTGAGAGCAGCACGTCAAACACGTCCAGAGGCGCGGCGCCCGGGCCAATCACACCGATTGCGGCGATTGCGTCGTAGTCGCCTTGCGCAAAGGGCGGGGGTGCATCGTCCTGAATTTGGAGAAGCGAACGATAAAGGTTTTTTGTCCGCGCCTTTGCCAGCATTTCGGCGGAAAGATCCATTCCATCGATTGTCTCGAAACCTTCGGCGCGCAGTGCCAGACCAGAGAGACCTGTACCGCAACCAAAATCCAGAACGGGCAGGGAGCGATCTTTTTGATGCGCGGCAAGCAGACGGGCGCAACGGGCTGGCGTGACGTAGCCATTTTCGCCAACCTCGGTTTCATAGGTGGCGGCCCAATCATTGTAGAAATGTTCGATGCCTTTGCCGATGTGGTTATAGGCTTCGTCAAGAAACTTGCGGGTCATGCACTCAGCGTAAGCGCATGACCTGCTTTGCGTCCAGTCAGCTTTGTTTGTCGAGCCAGGTTTGCCACTCCGCTTTGGCTCGATCGGTGTAGGCCTTGTAGCGGTCCTTGCGTCCGCGGCGGCCACCCTTAAGGCCATCGACGGGCTGGAACAAACCGAAGTTTACATTCATCGGCTGGAAGGTTTTGGCCTCAGCACCACCTGTAATGTGATGAACGAGTGCGCCCATGGCGGTGTTCAGCGGAGCTGTATCCAGCTCGTTGCCAAGAATTTCGGCGGCGGCCAGTCGCCCCGCCAGAAGACCCATGGCCGCGCTCTCAACGTAGCCTTCGACCCCTGTCACCTGTCCGGCAAATCGGATGTTGGGGCGAGATTTCAAGCGCATCTGGTCGTCCAGAAGTGTCGGTGAATTGATGAACGTGTTGCGGTGGATACCCCCCAAACGCGCAAAGTTGGCGTTTTCAAGTCCGGGGATCATCCGGAATACCTCGGTTTGGGCGCCGTATTTCATTTTGGTCTGGAAGCCGACGATATTCAGCAGGGTTCCCAGCGCATTGTCGCGGCGCAATTGCACAACTGCATAAGCCTTGTCATCGGGATTGTGTGCATTTGTGAGGCCGACAGGTTTCATTGGACCATGGCGCAGGGTTTCGCGGCCCCGTTCCGCCATGACCTCGATTGGTAGGCAGCCATCGAAATAGCCAGCCGTTTCACCTTCGTGGAACTCGGTTTTGTCGGCGGACAGGAGAGCATCAATGAAGGCCTCATATTGCTCCTTGTTCATCGGGCAATTCAGATAGGCCTTTTGCTCTTCTTCCGTTTCGCCCTTGTCATAACGCGATTGAAGCCATGCGATGTCCATGTCGATGCTATCGGCATAAACAATCGGGGCTATGGCATCAAAAAAAGCGAGCCTGTCTGCACCTGTCTCGGCTTGGATAGCGGCGCCGAGTGCTGTGGATGTGAGCGGACCGGTTGCAAAGATCCAGTGTCCTTCAGCCGGCAGATCGGTGATTTCGCCATATTCGACAGATACATTCGGGTGAGACATAAGCGTTTCGGTCACGGATTCGGCAAAGGGGTCGCGGTCGACAGCCAACGCACCACCGGCAGGTAGCCGGTGTTTGTCCGCCATTGCCATGATTAGACCGTTTGCCGCACGCATTTCCCAATGCAACAAACCGACGGCGTTCTGTTCGTGGTCGTCAGATCGGAATGAATTGGAACACACCATTTCGGCGAGGTGGCCCGTGCGGTGGGCGAAAGTTTCGACCTTGGGGCGCATTTCGTGGATTACCACCGAAACACCCATGTTGGCGGCCTGCCATGCGGCCTCGGACCCGGCCATGCCGCCGCCCACGATATGCAATGTCTGTGTCATGAAGGCGGAGATAGGGGAGCGCGCGGCAATTGGGAAGAGGCCGATGATCACATGTGGTTGGAAATTTTGGGAAGATCGCCAACATCCCGAGGTGGGATCAGAGAGAGTGACCCCGAAGAGGGACGAGGGATTGTTGGCGATCCATGTTTCCGGCGCGAGGGATTGCCGTAGACATGAGGAAAGGCTAGCACGCGGCGATTGGCCGATATATCCGTTAAGAAACAGGTATTTGCGGCAATATCACCGCAAATTTTACTGATCTGACCACTCGGGTGGGCGTTTCTCAAGAAAGGCAGCAATGCCTTCTTCGGTGTCGCGCCAGAGCATGTTCTGAACCATGACATCGCCCGTGTAGTCATAGGCCTCGTCCAATGGTTTCTGGAGTTGCTCGTAGAAAGCCTGCTTTCCGATTTTGACCGCAGCGCCGAGTTTGCCAGCCACCGTTTCTGCCAGTTCAGTTGTAGATTGTGCGAGCGAGTCGGCGGGAACGACCCGATTGATCAAACCGAGTCCGCATGCGCGGTGAGCGTCAATGAAGGCGCCGGTCGTGAGCATTTCGAAGGCCTGTTTTCTCGGAATATTGCGCGAAAGGGCAACCATTGGCGTGGAGCAAAACAGACCGATGTTGACGCCATTGACGCCAAACCGGGTGTTGTCGGCAGCCACGGCCATGTCGCAT
This genomic window from Shimia isoporae contains:
- a CDS encoding class I SAM-dependent DNA methyltransferase produces the protein MTRKFLDEAYNHIGKGIEHFYNDWAATYETEVGENGYVTPARCARLLAAHQKDRSLPVLDFGCGTGLSGLALRAEGFETIDGMDLSAEMLAKARTKNLYRSLLQIQDDAPPPFAQGDYDAIAAIGVIGPGAAPLDVFDVLLSKLAPGGLFVLSFNDHALEDPAYAAKITDCVDKGLLRVLEQEYGPHLPARNINSTVYLAEKL
- the trmFO gene encoding methylenetetrahydrofolate--tRNA-(uracil(54)-C(5))-methyltransferase (FADH(2)-oxidizing) TrmFO, whose protein sequence is MTQTLHIVGGGMAGSEAAWQAANMGVSVVIHEMRPKVETFAHRTGHLAEMVCSNSFRSDDHEQNAVGLLHWEMRAANGLIMAMADKHRLPAGGALAVDRDPFAESVTETLMSHPNVSVEYGEITDLPAEGHWIFATGPLTSTALGAAIQAETGADRLAFFDAIAPIVYADSIDMDIAWLQSRYDKGETEEEQKAYLNCPMNKEQYEAFIDALLSADKTEFHEGETAGYFDGCLPIEVMAERGRETLRHGPMKPVGLTNAHNPDDKAYAVVQLRRDNALGTLLNIVGFQTKMKYGAQTEVFRMIPGLENANFARLGGIHRNTFINSPTLLDDQMRLKSRPNIRFAGQVTGVEGYVESAAMGLLAGRLAAAEILGNELDTAPLNTAMGALVHHITGGAEAKTFQPMNVNFGLFQPVDGLKGGRRGRKDRYKAYTDRAKAEWQTWLDKQS
- a CDS encoding enoyl-CoA hydratase, which produces MGNLERRDANAVAYLTMNAPERLNALSDEMLAELQSAFDEIARDQSVRTVVLSGEGKAFCAGHDLKQMTQGRQAEDGGKAYFKALFTRCATMMQTIQRMPQPVIAQVHGIATAAGCQLVATCDMAVAADNTRFGVNGVNIGLFCSTPMVALSRNIPRKQAFEMLTTGAFIDAHRACGLGLINRVVPADSLAQSTTELAETVAGKLGAAVKIGKQAFYEQLQKPLDEAYDYTGDVMVQNMLWRDTEEGIAAFLEKRPPEWSDQ